A genome region from Gemmatimonadaceae bacterium includes the following:
- a CDS encoding inorganic diphosphatase: MIEIPAGSRNKYELDKETGHFKLDRVLYSAVHYPGDYGFIPRTLHEDNDPLDVLVKINEPTFPGCQITARPIGVLMMLDKGEPDDKILAVPADDPYYHDVFDIADLSGHYLKEVEHFFLIYKDLEGKRMEITGWKSSVEAYDIIRRSMERYRETFET; this comes from the coding sequence ATCATCGAGATCCCGGCCGGTTCGCGCAACAAGTACGAACTCGACAAGGAAACCGGGCACTTCAAGCTCGATCGCGTGCTCTACTCGGCGGTGCACTACCCGGGCGACTACGGGTTCATCCCCCGCACGCTGCATGAGGACAACGACCCGCTCGACGTCCTCGTGAAGATCAACGAGCCGACCTTCCCGGGCTGCCAGATCACGGCCCGTCCGATCGGCGTGCTCATGATGCTCGACAAGGGCGAGCCCGACGACAAGATCCTCGCCGTCCCGGCCGACGACCCGTACTACCACGATGTCTTCGATATCGCCGACCTCTCGGGGCACTACCTCAAGGAAGTCGAGCACTTCTTCCTGATCTACAAGGACCTCGAAGGCAAGCGCATGGAAATCACCGGCTGGAAGTCGTCGGTCGAAGCCTACGACATCATTCGCCGGTCGATGGAACGCTATCGGGAGACGTTCGAGACCTGA
- the hemC gene encoding hydroxymethylbilane synthase, with protein MSAPLKIGTRSSELALFQARQVASLLAALGVESELVTYTTIGDRILDKPLSAIGEKGLFTAELEADLLAGRTDCAVHSLKDLPTADPAGLTIVALLEREDPRDAFVTGPSTTAKSLAELPEGAKVGTSSLRRRAQLRAMRPDLDVRELRGNVGTRLRKIDEGQVDAALLAAAGLRRLGLGHRIVSLLDAPDWLGAPGQGAIAVQARANDEAMLAILRQLDHAPTRVAITAERALLATLEGGCQVPIGAATLDEPEYGLMLHGIIASIDGETVVRGGLPINVNDPAESGRTLAQQLHAAGGAGILADLRAPTTDTPAPGAH; from the coding sequence ATGTCTGCCCCCCTGAAAATCGGCACGCGCAGCTCGGAGCTCGCGCTGTTCCAGGCCCGTCAGGTCGCCTCGCTGCTGGCCGCCCTTGGCGTGGAGTCGGAGCTCGTCACGTATACCACGATCGGCGATCGCATTCTCGACAAGCCGCTGTCGGCGATCGGTGAGAAGGGGTTGTTCACCGCCGAACTTGAGGCCGATCTGCTGGCCGGTCGCACCGACTGTGCGGTGCACTCGCTCAAGGATCTGCCCACCGCTGACCCCGCGGGGCTCACCATCGTGGCGCTGCTCGAGCGCGAGGATCCGCGTGATGCCTTCGTGACGGGGCCGAGCACCACGGCCAAGAGCCTCGCCGAACTGCCGGAAGGCGCCAAGGTCGGCACGTCGTCGTTGCGCCGTCGGGCGCAGCTGCGCGCGATGCGCCCGGATCTCGACGTGCGGGAGCTGCGCGGCAATGTGGGGACGCGCCTGCGCAAGATCGACGAGGGGCAGGTGGATGCGGCGCTGCTCGCCGCTGCCGGTCTCCGTCGCCTCGGGCTCGGTCATCGCATCGTGTCGCTCCTCGACGCACCCGATTGGCTGGGGGCGCCGGGGCAGGGGGCCATTGCCGTGCAGGCGCGCGCGAACGACGAGGCGATGCTCGCCATTCTGCGGCAGCTCGATCACGCGCCGACGCGCGTGGCGATCACCGCCGAGCGCGCGTTGCTCGCGACCCTTGAGGGCGGCTGCCAGGTGCCGATCGGCGCGGCGACGCTCGACGAGCCGGAGTACGGACTCATGCTGCACGGCATCATTGCCAGCATCGACGGCGAAACCGTCGTGCGCGGCGGATTGCCGATCAATGTGAACGATCCCGCTGAAAGCGGTCGGACGCTCGCGCAGCAGCTGCATGCCGCGGGCGGCGCCGGCATTCTCGCCGACCTGCGCGCCCCGACCACCGACACGCCCGCACCTGGAGCACACTGA
- a CDS encoding flavin reductase family protein has protein sequence MIDHDLFRAVLGRFASGITVITAAAPDGTPHGMTVSAFSSLSLEPPLILACIANDATMAPLLNQCASFTVNILSSQQEALSRRFAGPLDDRFAGVGYTTGELGNPVLEDVLAWLECRLVARHPAGDHTIMVGQVEHAGVRDGRPLLYYRGGYAQLER, from the coding sequence GCGGTCCTTGGCCGCTTTGCCAGCGGCATCACCGTCATCACCGCGGCCGCGCCCGATGGCACGCCGCACGGGATGACCGTGAGCGCCTTTTCGTCGCTCAGCCTCGAGCCACCGCTCATTCTCGCCTGCATCGCGAACGACGCGACGATGGCGCCACTGCTCAACCAGTGCGCGTCGTTCACCGTGAACATCCTGAGCAGCCAGCAGGAGGCGCTCTCGCGGCGCTTTGCCGGTCCGCTCGATGACCGCTTTGCCGGAGTGGGCTACACCACCGGTGAGCTGGGGAATCCGGTGCTCGAGGACGTGCTGGCGTGGCTCGAGTGCCGGCTCGTCGCGCGTCATCCGGCAGGCGACCACACGATCATGGTGGGTCAGGTGGAGCACGCCGGCGTCCGGGACGGCCGTCCGCTGCTCTACTACCGAGGCGGCTACGCGCAACTCGAGCGCTGA
- the hemB gene encoding porphobilinogen synthase: MGTRLDDILADDQSDFGGWISANPIRPRRLRRTDGIRRMVRETRLDPAQFIWPLFVRSGQGIRQPIGSMPGVYQTSVDELLKDAEKAVAHGLGGILLFGIPDTKDAEGSSAWDPHGPVAEAVRAVKAAFPQLVVITDVCMCEYTDHGHCGLLTPDGDVDNDATLGLLAKEALAHAVAGADIIAPSDMMDHRVGHIREALDEAGFSHIPIMSYAAKYASAFYGPFREAAESTPAFGDRRSYQMDPANAREALREVRLDVQEGADILMVKPAGAYLDIIAAVKQDTGLPLAAYQVSGEYSMIKAAAEKGWIDGDRAMMESLIAIARAGADLIITYFAIDAAAALRSR; the protein is encoded by the coding sequence ATGGGCACCCGACTCGACGACATCCTCGCCGACGACCAGAGCGACTTCGGCGGCTGGATCTCCGCCAACCCGATCCGGCCGCGTCGCCTGCGTCGCACCGACGGCATTCGCCGCATGGTGCGCGAAACGCGTCTCGATCCGGCGCAGTTCATCTGGCCGCTGTTCGTGCGCTCGGGGCAGGGCATCCGCCAGCCGATCGGCTCGATGCCGGGCGTCTACCAGACGAGCGTCGATGAACTGCTCAAGGATGCCGAGAAGGCCGTGGCGCATGGCCTCGGTGGCATCCTGCTGTTCGGCATCCCCGACACCAAGGATGCCGAAGGCTCCTCGGCGTGGGATCCGCACGGCCCGGTGGCGGAGGCGGTGCGCGCGGTGAAGGCCGCGTTTCCGCAGCTGGTGGTGATCACCGACGTCTGCATGTGCGAGTACACCGACCACGGCCACTGCGGGCTGCTCACCCCCGACGGCGACGTGGACAACGACGCGACGCTTGGGCTGCTGGCCAAGGAAGCGTTGGCGCACGCCGTCGCCGGTGCCGACATCATCGCGCCGAGCGACATGATGGACCATCGCGTCGGGCACATCCGCGAAGCGCTCGACGAGGCCGGGTTCTCGCACATCCCGATCATGAGCTACGCGGCCAAGTACGCCTCGGCGTTCTACGGGCCGTTCCGCGAAGCCGCCGAGAGCACGCCGGCCTTTGGCGATCGCCGCAGCTATCAGATGGATCCGGCGAACGCCCGGGAAGCGTTACGGGAAGTGAGGCTGGACGTCCAGGAAGGCGCGGACATCCTGATGGTGAAGCCCGCCGGGGCGTACCTCGACATCATTGCCGCCGTGAAGCAGGACACCGGATTGCCCCTCGCGGCGTATCAGGTGAGCGGTGAGTACTCGATGATCAAGGCCGCCGCCGAGAAGGGGTGGATCGACGGCGACCGAGCGATGATGGAATCGCTCATCGCCATCGCTCGCGCCGGCGCGGATCTCATCATCACCTACTTCGCAATCGACGCCGCGGCTGCCCTGCGCAGCCGCTGA
- a CDS encoding methyltransferase domain-containing protein — protein MSLLTPARRRDAEILDDPDADPALALRSLRDVALANAFFGGRRAVVHEVRTVLAPLARGTTCTLLDVGTGLGDIPRAAQRVGNARGVTVRTIGVELAVPIARAAAARCSHAVAADAQALPFATASIDVVTCSQVLHHFDGDAAEQLLRECTRVARHAVIIGDLRRSWLAIAGLWAGSYLLGFHPVSRHDGIVSIRRGYTVQELRALVQSATGCTPHTRGGLGFRVVARWTPPAQAPLSSSSGTAG, from the coding sequence ATGAGCCTGCTCACGCCCGCGCGTCGGCGTGACGCGGAGATTCTCGACGATCCGGATGCCGATCCGGCGCTCGCGCTGCGCTCGCTGCGGGATGTGGCGCTGGCCAATGCCTTCTTTGGCGGGCGGCGGGCCGTCGTGCACGAGGTGCGCACGGTCCTCGCGCCGCTGGCCCGCGGCACGACGTGCACGTTGCTTGATGTCGGCACCGGCCTGGGTGACATCCCCCGCGCGGCACAGCGGGTCGGGAACGCGCGTGGCGTGACGGTCCGCACGATTGGCGTCGAGCTTGCCGTGCCGATCGCGCGCGCGGCCGCCGCGCGCTGTAGCCATGCCGTCGCCGCCGACGCGCAGGCGCTCCCCTTCGCGACAGCGAGTATCGATGTCGTGACCTGCTCGCAGGTGCTGCATCACTTCGATGGCGACGCCGCCGAGCAGTTGCTGCGCGAGTGCACTCGCGTGGCCCGCCACGCGGTGATCATTGGCGACCTCCGCCGCAGCTGGCTCGCGATTGCCGGGCTCTGGGCCGGGTCGTACCTGCTGGGGTTTCATCCCGTGAGCCGACACGATGGTATCGTGTCGATCCGCCGCGGGTACACGGTGCAGGAACTGCGCGCGCTGGTGCAGTCTGCTACCGGCTGCACGCCGCATACGCGCGGCGGTCTGGGCTTTCGCGTGGTGGCACGCTGGACCCCACCGGCGCAGGCACCGCTTTCGTCTTCTTCGGGGACCGCTGGATGA
- a CDS encoding uroporphyrinogen-III synthase — MSNVRGPSSAGRPQPLAGLVIAVTRAGDRGTPLADALRRHGATVHEIPLTRIEALDPAPLRVAVRELRQFDWVLLTSVNAVEHLARVVQEARMNEIMETRRLAVVGGATAAAVEKLGWRVPSVQPEKSQAEGMLDEMAARSDVEGARMLYPCAAGARDVLPQGLRALGADVEVIPTYRSAPDPDGQAQIRALARSGVLDLVTVAAPSAVDSLLDALPPEHAARVPVACIGPVTAKAARTAGFPVKVESTAAVMEGWVREIVRAYSPGTSGTP, encoded by the coding sequence ATGTCGAACGTTCGTGGACCCAGCAGCGCGGGGCGGCCGCAGCCGTTGGCGGGACTCGTTATTGCCGTCACGCGCGCCGGTGACCGCGGCACGCCGTTGGCCGATGCCCTGCGTCGTCACGGCGCCACGGTGCACGAGATTCCTCTCACCCGCATCGAAGCGCTCGACCCGGCGCCGCTGCGCGTGGCCGTGCGCGAACTCCGCCAGTTCGACTGGGTGCTGCTGACGAGCGTCAATGCGGTGGAGCATCTCGCGCGTGTCGTGCAGGAGGCGCGGATGAACGAGATCATGGAAACGCGCCGCCTCGCCGTGGTCGGCGGGGCCACCGCCGCGGCGGTGGAGAAGCTCGGCTGGCGTGTGCCATCGGTGCAGCCGGAGAAATCGCAGGCCGAGGGGATGTTGGACGAGATGGCCGCGCGCAGCGACGTGGAAGGCGCACGCATGCTCTATCCGTGCGCGGCCGGTGCCCGCGATGTCCTCCCCCAGGGGCTGCGCGCCCTCGGGGCCGACGTCGAGGTCATCCCCACGTACCGCAGCGCCCCCGATCCCGACGGCCAGGCCCAGATCCGCGCCCTCGCACGGTCGGGGGTCCTCGACCTCGTGACCGTCGCCGCCCCGAGCGCGGTGGACTCGCTCCTTGACGCGCTTCCCCCCGAGCACGCGGCTCGCGTCCCGGTGGCGTGCATCGGCCCGGTGACGGCCAAGGCGGCACGGACGGCGGGGTTTCCGGTGAAGGTCGAGTCGACGGCGGCGGTGATGGAAGGGTGGGTCAGAGAGATCGTCAGGGCGTATAGTCCGGGAACAAGCGGAACCCCTTAG
- the fabF gene encoding beta-ketoacyl-ACP synthase II codes for MSHAPNGKRRVAITGIGCITPIGVGVEGLWQGLRAERSAVGPATRFDASIFRSQCAAQIEDFDPTTYIDAKRVKRLDRFSQFAVSSAYLALADGQLDLATTDRERVGAMMGTALGGVGYAEEQAARFLHGGLRAVDATLALAVFGGSASCNMAIEFGVSGPNSTNAMSCASGSMAIGEAFRQIRDGYADVMLAGGSEAPLATLCFGAFALIRAMSTRNDDPTHASRPFDKDRDGFVMGEGAAVLLLESWEHATARGARIYAELAGYGTTNDAHHMTAPLPDGAQAARCMKNALRDAGVTVGDVAYINAHGSSTPLNDPTETHAIKQVFGDQAYQVPISSTKGYYGHALGASGAFEAAISALTIARGWIPPTLGLETPDPLCDLDYVPGTGRALQPSVVLSNSFGFGGINAALVLRQARE; via the coding sequence ATGAGCCACGCCCCGAACGGCAAGCGCCGTGTCGCCATCACGGGCATCGGCTGCATCACGCCCATCGGCGTGGGGGTGGAGGGGCTGTGGCAGGGGCTCCGCGCCGAGCGGTCGGCAGTGGGGCCGGCCACGCGCTTCGACGCGTCGATCTTTCGCTCGCAGTGTGCAGCGCAGATCGAGGACTTCGACCCGACCACCTACATCGACGCGAAGCGCGTCAAACGCCTCGATCGGTTCAGTCAGTTCGCCGTTTCGAGCGCCTACCTCGCGCTGGCCGATGGTCAGCTGGATCTCGCGACGACCGATCGCGAACGCGTGGGGGCGATGATGGGCACGGCGTTGGGCGGGGTGGGCTACGCTGAAGAGCAGGCCGCCCGCTTTCTGCATGGCGGCCTGCGTGCGGTGGACGCCACGCTCGCGCTCGCGGTCTTCGGCGGATCGGCGAGCTGCAACATGGCGATCGAGTTCGGCGTCTCGGGGCCCAACTCCACGAATGCGATGAGCTGCGCGAGCGGCTCGATGGCCATTGGTGAAGCGTTCCGGCAGATCCGCGATGGCTACGCCGATGTGATGCTCGCCGGCGGCTCGGAAGCGCCACTCGCCACGCTCTGCTTTGGCGCCTTTGCGCTCATTCGCGCGATGAGCACGCGCAACGACGATCCGACGCACGCCTCCCGCCCCTTCGACAAGGACCGCGACGGGTTCGTGATGGGCGAAGGCGCGGCGGTCCTGCTGCTCGAATCCTGGGAGCATGCCACCGCCCGCGGGGCGCGCATCTACGCCGAACTCGCCGGCTACGGCACGACCAACGACGCGCACCACATGACCGCGCCGCTCCCCGACGGGGCACAGGCCGCGCGATGCATGAAGAACGCGCTGCGCGATGCGGGGGTCACCGTCGGCGATGTGGCGTACATCAACGCGCACGGGAGCAGTACGCCGCTCAACGATCCCACCGAAACGCACGCCATCAAGCAGGTGTTCGGCGATCAGGCCTACCAGGTGCCCATCTCGAGCACCAAGGGCTACTACGGCCACGCGCTGGGCGCGAGCGGCGCCTTCGAAGCCGCGATCAGCGCGCTGACGATCGCGCGCGGCTGGATCCCGCCGACGCTCGGGCTCGAGACGCCGGATCCGCTCTGCGATCTGGACTACGTACCGGGCACGGGGCGCGCCCTGCAGCCGTCGGTGGTGCTGTCGAACTCCTTCGGCTTTGGCGGCATCAACGCGGCGCTGGTGCTACGGCAGGCTCGCGAGTAG
- a CDS encoding SRPBCC family protein: MIEPFSLGPPPPGRLVTTVDEQIVRAPVARIFEIAAAVEHWPAYLPHYRYVQFRDRAPDGGGVVEMAANRPFGLFNWPTWWLSEMAVNTEVPWVRFRHIGGVTTRMDVEWSFTPVEGGTLTRIVHVWDGPSWPLIREFAATQVIAPVFVHGIASRTLAGLARVAEQPARGAA; the protein is encoded by the coding sequence ATGATTGAGCCATTCTCGCTTGGGCCGCCACCACCGGGCCGTCTGGTGACGACCGTCGACGAACAGATCGTGCGCGCACCGGTGGCGCGCATCTTCGAAATCGCCGCCGCGGTGGAACACTGGCCGGCGTACCTGCCGCACTATCGCTACGTGCAGTTCCGCGACCGCGCGCCCGATGGCGGGGGCGTCGTGGAGATGGCGGCGAATCGCCCGTTCGGCCTCTTCAACTGGCCGACGTGGTGGCTCTCGGAGATGGCGGTGAATACCGAGGTGCCGTGGGTGCGCTTCCGCCACATCGGCGGCGTGACCACCCGGATGGACGTGGAGTGGAGCTTCACCCCGGTCGAGGGCGGCACGCTCACACGCATCGTGCACGTGTGGGACGGCCCCTCGTGGCCACTGATCCGCGAGTTCGCGGCGACACAGGTCATCGCCCCGGTGTTCGTGCATGGCATTGCCTCGCGTACGCTGGCAGGACTCGCGCGCGTCGCGGAACAGCCGGCCCGGGGGGCCGCATGA